The Anopheles coluzzii chromosome 2, AcolN3, whole genome shotgun sequence genome window below encodes:
- the LOC120952031 gene encoding septin-7 isoform X12, with protein MSTSTPTAQQTAGPGAGGPPVPPVKPVLSSPGAYMANFQGSGGGGGGGMPVAAPPITAGIHGTNKTHEKPTIAARPIPPPKLPNYSSSFNKIDRDRNEFTKIDKAEREKLATKREMFFKSESNSPSGPPPNPPVGLNSLNLANNNVIHNNSANAANDKHSTAGLTNSVGGGGGGGVTNNSSPAAVSIGAMVTNNNHNGLNGAPATNGSAVHAAAAAAAAATGNNNLGGGGGGGVNGLATSMNSISLKEKRDALLNHHDSGANGHHGHHHHADAANAKLANERHEKEKPVMKTKPKELDGYVGFANLPNQVYRKAVKKGFELTLMVVGESGLGKSTLINSMFLSDIYHAEQHPGPSKRIKKTVAVESTKVLLKENGVNLTLTVVDTPGFGDAVDNSNCWLPIVDFVESKYEEYLTAESRVHRTALPDSRVHVCLYFIAPSGHGLKPLDIEFMQRLCDKVNIIPVIAKADTLTPEEITLFKKQILNEIAQNKIKIYDFPDPMDEEEDAKVLRQLRSRVPFAVVGANAIIEIDGRKVRGRRYPWGVAEVENLDHCDFIALRNMVIRTNLQDLKDVTNNVHYENYRCRKLAGLGTDGKAKLSNKNPLAQMEEEKREHESKMKKMEAEMEQVFEMKVKEKKQKLKDSEAELTRRHEERKKALELQIRELEDRRKAFEQEKAEWEQQNGVTLDELRRKSLEANSKETASLASRSSDESKGRRVFGSLLRRHTSFGAPDAVRGVTGAAGSTSTLTTSANNNGSTVPPSPQDHNDS; from the exons ATGAGTACATCAACGCCCACAGCACAGCAGACGGCCGGACCCGGTGCCGGTGGACCGCCAGTACCGCCGGTGAAGCCCGTTCTTTCGTCGCCCGGCGCCTACATGGCCAACTTCCAGGGGTcgggtggtggcggcggcggtggtatGCCAGTGGCGGCACCCCCCATTACGGCCGGCATCCACGGGACGAACAAAACGCACGAGAAGCCGACGATCGCCGCCCGGCCCATTCCACCTCCGAAGCTGCCAAACTACTCGTCATCATTCAACAAGATCGATCGAGATCGCAACGAATTCACCAAGATCGACAAAGCGGAACGGGAAAAG TTGGCAACGAAGCGCGAAATGTTCTTCAAGTCGGAGAGCAACAGTCCGTCCGGACCGCCACCAAATCCACCGGTAGGGCTGAACAGTCTCAACCTGGCTAACAACAACGTGATC CATAATAACAGCGCAAACGCGGCCAACGATAAACACAGCACGGCAGGGCTCACTAACTCggttggcggcggcggcggcggtggcgtcACTAACAACAGCTCACCGGCCGCGGTCTCGATTGGCGCAATGGTCACCAATAACAATCACAACGGTCTGAACGGTGCACCGGCCACGAATGGTAGCGCTGTGCacgcggcagcagcagcggcggcggcagcaaccGGGAACAACAATCTCGGCggaggtggtggcggtggcgtgAACGGGCTGGCGACCAGCATGAACAGTATTTCGCTGAAGGAGAAGCGGGACGCCCTGCTGAACCATCACGATAGCGGTGCGAACGGTCACCACGGTCATCATCACCATGCGGATGCGGCGAACGCGAAGCTAGCGAACGAACGGCACGAGAAGGAGAAGCCGGTGATGAAAACGAAGCCGAAGGAGCTGGACGGGTACGTTGGGTTCGCGAACCTGCCGAACCAGGTGTACCGGAAGGCGGTGAAGAAGGGCTTCGAGCTGacgctgatggtggtgggcgAGTCGGGGCTGGGCAAATCGACCCTGATCAACTCGATGTTCCTGTCGGACATTTACCACGCCGAGCAGCATCCGGGACCGTCGAAGCGCATCAAGAAGACGGTGGCCGTCGAGAGCACCAAGGTGCTGCTGAAGGAGAACGGCGTCAACCTAACGCTGACGGTTGTCGATACGCCCGGTTTCGGTGATGCCGTTGACAACAGCAACTG CTGGCTACCGATAGTGGACTTTGTAGAGTCGAAGTACGAGGAGTATTTGACGGCCGAGTCACGCGTCCACCGAACGGCGCTGCCCGATTCGCGCGTGCACGTTTGTCTGTACTTTATTGCCCCGTCCGGGCATGGGCTGAAGCCGCTGGATATCGAGTTCATGCAGCGACTGTGCGATAAGGTGAACATCATTCCGGTCATTGCCAAAGCGGACACGCTGACTCCGGAGGAAATCACTCTCTTCAAGAAACAG ATTCTAAACGAAATCGCTCAAAATAAGATTAAAATCTACGATTTCCCGGACCCgatggacgaggaggaggacgcaAAAGTACTTCGCCAGCTGCGCAGCCGCGTTCCGTTCGCTGTGGTCGGTGCGAATGCAATTATTGAGATCGATGGTCGCAAAGTCCGTGGACGACGCTACCCGTGGGGAGTTGCTGAAG TTGAAAATTTGGACCATTGTGATTTCATCGCTCTGCGCAACATGGTCATCCGGACGAATCTGCAGGACCTGAAGGATGTGACAAACAACGTGCACTATGAAAACTATCGCTGTCGAAAGCTGGCCGGTTTGGGTACCGATGGCAAGGCCAAACTAAGCAATAA GAATCCACTGGCTCAGATGGAGGAGGAAAAGCGGGAACATGAATCGAAGATGAAGAAAATGGAAGCCGAAATGGAGCAAGTGTTTGAGATGAAGGTgaaggagaagaaacaaaagctCAAGGACTCGGAGGCCGAACTAACCAGACGTCACGAGGAACGAAAGAAG GCACTCGAGCTTCAAATTCGTGAGCTGGAAGATCGCAGAAAGGCTTTCGAGCAGGAGAAAGCCGAATGGGAACAGCAAAACGGTGTCACGCTTGACGAGCTGCGCCGCAAGAGCCTCGAAGCCAACAGTAAAGA GACCGCGTCTCTTGCATCAAGAAGTTCCGATGAGTCGAAGGGCAGGCGCGTGTTTGGATCGTTGCTGCGTCGGCACACTAGCTTCGGGGCGCCGGACGCCGTCCGTGGCGTTACCGGGGCGGCCGGTTCGACTTCCACTCTCACTACTAGCGCTAACAATAACGGCAGCACGGTGCCACCCAGCCCGCAAGATCATAACGATtcgtaa
- the LOC120952031 gene encoding septin-7 isoform X5 has translation MSTSTPTAQQTAGPGAGGPPVPPVKPVLSSPGAYMANFQGSGGGGGGGMPVAAPPITAGIHGTNKTHEKPTIAARPIPPPKLPNYSSSFNKIDRDRNEFTKIDKAEREKLATKREMFFKSESNSPSGPPPNPPHNNSANAANDKHSTAGLTNSVGGGGGGGVTNNSSPAAVSIGAMVTNNNHNGLNGAPATNGSAVHAAAAAAAAATGNNNLGGGGGGGVNGLATSMNSISLKEKRDALLNHHDSGANGHHGHHHHADAANAKLANERHEKEKPVMKTKPKELDGYVGFANLPNQVYRKAVKKGFELTLMVVGESGLGKSTLINSMFLSDIYHAEQHPGPSKRIKKTVAVESTKVLLKENGVNLTLTVVDTPGFGDAVDNSNCWLPIVDFVESKYEEYLTAESRVHRTALPDSRVHVCLYFIAPSGHGLKPLDIEFMQRLCDKVNIIPVIAKADTLTPEEITLFKKQILNEIAQNKIKIYDFPDPMDEEEDAKVLRQLRSRVPFAVVGANAIIEIDGRKVRGRRYPWGVAEVENLDHCDFIALRNMVIRTNLQDLKDVTNNVHYENYRCRKLAGLGTDGKAKLSNNLCNIGTVNTNGTGWNPLAQMEEEKREHESKMKKMEAEMEQVFEMKVKEKKQKLKDSEAELTRRHEERKKALELQIRELEDRRKAFEQEKAEWEQQNGVTLDELRRKSLEANSKETASLASRSSDESKGRRVFGSLLRRHTSFGAPDAVRGVTGAAGSTSTLTTSANNNGSTVPPSPQDHNDS, from the exons ATGAGTACATCAACGCCCACAGCACAGCAGACGGCCGGACCCGGTGCCGGTGGACCGCCAGTACCGCCGGTGAAGCCCGTTCTTTCGTCGCCCGGCGCCTACATGGCCAACTTCCAGGGGTcgggtggtggcggcggcggtggtatGCCAGTGGCGGCACCCCCCATTACGGCCGGCATCCACGGGACGAACAAAACGCACGAGAAGCCGACGATCGCCGCCCGGCCCATTCCACCTCCGAAGCTGCCAAACTACTCGTCATCATTCAACAAGATCGATCGAGATCGCAACGAATTCACCAAGATCGACAAAGCGGAACGGGAAAAG TTGGCAACGAAGCGCGAAATGTTCTTCAAGTCGGAGAGCAACAGTCCGTCCGGACCGCCACCAAATCCACCG CATAATAACAGCGCAAACGCGGCCAACGATAAACACAGCACGGCAGGGCTCACTAACTCggttggcggcggcggcggcggtggcgtcACTAACAACAGCTCACCGGCCGCGGTCTCGATTGGCGCAATGGTCACCAATAACAATCACAACGGTCTGAACGGTGCACCGGCCACGAATGGTAGCGCTGTGCacgcggcagcagcagcggcggcggcagcaaccGGGAACAACAATCTCGGCggaggtggtggcggtggcgtgAACGGGCTGGCGACCAGCATGAACAGTATTTCGCTGAAGGAGAAGCGGGACGCCCTGCTGAACCATCACGATAGCGGTGCGAACGGTCACCACGGTCATCATCACCATGCGGATGCGGCGAACGCGAAGCTAGCGAACGAACGGCACGAGAAGGAGAAGCCGGTGATGAAAACGAAGCCGAAGGAGCTGGACGGGTACGTTGGGTTCGCGAACCTGCCGAACCAGGTGTACCGGAAGGCGGTGAAGAAGGGCTTCGAGCTGacgctgatggtggtgggcgAGTCGGGGCTGGGCAAATCGACCCTGATCAACTCGATGTTCCTGTCGGACATTTACCACGCCGAGCAGCATCCGGGACCGTCGAAGCGCATCAAGAAGACGGTGGCCGTCGAGAGCACCAAGGTGCTGCTGAAGGAGAACGGCGTCAACCTAACGCTGACGGTTGTCGATACGCCCGGTTTCGGTGATGCCGTTGACAACAGCAACTG CTGGCTACCGATAGTGGACTTTGTAGAGTCGAAGTACGAGGAGTATTTGACGGCCGAGTCACGCGTCCACCGAACGGCGCTGCCCGATTCGCGCGTGCACGTTTGTCTGTACTTTATTGCCCCGTCCGGGCATGGGCTGAAGCCGCTGGATATCGAGTTCATGCAGCGACTGTGCGATAAGGTGAACATCATTCCGGTCATTGCCAAAGCGGACACGCTGACTCCGGAGGAAATCACTCTCTTCAAGAAACAG ATTCTAAACGAAATCGCTCAAAATAAGATTAAAATCTACGATTTCCCGGACCCgatggacgaggaggaggacgcaAAAGTACTTCGCCAGCTGCGCAGCCGCGTTCCGTTCGCTGTGGTCGGTGCGAATGCAATTATTGAGATCGATGGTCGCAAAGTCCGTGGACGACGCTACCCGTGGGGAGTTGCTGAAG TTGAAAATTTGGACCATTGTGATTTCATCGCTCTGCGCAACATGGTCATCCGGACGAATCTGCAGGACCTGAAGGATGTGACAAACAACGTGCACTATGAAAACTATCGCTGTCGAAAGCTGGCCGGTTTGGGTACCGATGGCAAGGCCAAACTAAGCAATAA CTTATGCAATATTGGAACTGTTAACACAAACGGTACTGGATG GAATCCACTGGCTCAGATGGAGGAGGAAAAGCGGGAACATGAATCGAAGATGAAGAAAATGGAAGCCGAAATGGAGCAAGTGTTTGAGATGAAGGTgaaggagaagaaacaaaagctCAAGGACTCGGAGGCCGAACTAACCAGACGTCACGAGGAACGAAAGAAG GCACTCGAGCTTCAAATTCGTGAGCTGGAAGATCGCAGAAAGGCTTTCGAGCAGGAGAAAGCCGAATGGGAACAGCAAAACGGTGTCACGCTTGACGAGCTGCGCCGCAAGAGCCTCGAAGCCAACAGTAAAGA GACCGCGTCTCTTGCATCAAGAAGTTCCGATGAGTCGAAGGGCAGGCGCGTGTTTGGATCGTTGCTGCGTCGGCACACTAGCTTCGGGGCGCCGGACGCCGTCCGTGGCGTTACCGGGGCGGCCGGTTCGACTTCCACTCTCACTACTAGCGCTAACAATAACGGCAGCACGGTGCCACCCAGCCCGCAAGATCATAACGATtcgtaa
- the LOC120952031 gene encoding septin-7 isoform X2 produces MSTSTPTAQQTAGPGAGGPPVPPVKPVLSSPGAYMANFQGSGGGGGGGMPVAAPPITAGIHGTNKTHEKPTIAARPIPPPKLPNYSSSFNKIDRDRNEFTKIDKAEREKLATKREMFFKSESNSPSGPPPNPPVGLNSLNLANNNVIHNNSANAANDKHSTAGLTNSVGGGGGGGVTNNSSPAAVSIGAMVTNNNHNGLNGAPATNGSAVHAAAAAAAAATGNNNLGGGGGGGVNGLATSMNSISLKEKRDALLNHHDSGANGHHGHHHHADAANAKLANERHEKEKPVMKTKPKELDGYVGFANLPNQVYRKAVKKGFELTLMVVGESGLGKSTLINSMFLSDIYHAEQHPGPSKRIKKTVAVESTKVLLKENGVNLTLTVVDTPGFGDAVDNSNCWLPIVDFVESKYEEYLTAESRVHRTALPDSRVHVCLYFIAPSGHGLKPLDIEFMQRLCDKVNIIPVIAKADTLTPEEITLFKKQILNEIAQNKIKIYDFPDPMDEEEDAKVLRQLRSRVPFAVVGANAIIEIDGRKVRGRRYPWGVAEVENLDHCDFIALRNMVIRTNLQDLKDVTNNVHYENYRCRKLAGLGTDGKAKLSNNLCNIGTVNTNGTGWNPLAQMEEEKREHESKMKKMEAEMEQVFEMKVKEKKQKLKDSEAELTRRHEERKKALELQIRELEDRRKAFEQEKAEWEQQNGVTLDELRRKSLEANSKETASLASRSSDESKGRRVFGSLLRRHTSFGAPDAVRGVTGAAGSTSTLTTSANNNGSTVPPSPQDHNDS; encoded by the exons ATGAGTACATCAACGCCCACAGCACAGCAGACGGCCGGACCCGGTGCCGGTGGACCGCCAGTACCGCCGGTGAAGCCCGTTCTTTCGTCGCCCGGCGCCTACATGGCCAACTTCCAGGGGTcgggtggtggcggcggcggtggtatGCCAGTGGCGGCACCCCCCATTACGGCCGGCATCCACGGGACGAACAAAACGCACGAGAAGCCGACGATCGCCGCCCGGCCCATTCCACCTCCGAAGCTGCCAAACTACTCGTCATCATTCAACAAGATCGATCGAGATCGCAACGAATTCACCAAGATCGACAAAGCGGAACGGGAAAAG TTGGCAACGAAGCGCGAAATGTTCTTCAAGTCGGAGAGCAACAGTCCGTCCGGACCGCCACCAAATCCACCGGTAGGGCTGAACAGTCTCAACCTGGCTAACAACAACGTGATC CATAATAACAGCGCAAACGCGGCCAACGATAAACACAGCACGGCAGGGCTCACTAACTCggttggcggcggcggcggcggtggcgtcACTAACAACAGCTCACCGGCCGCGGTCTCGATTGGCGCAATGGTCACCAATAACAATCACAACGGTCTGAACGGTGCACCGGCCACGAATGGTAGCGCTGTGCacgcggcagcagcagcggcggcggcagcaaccGGGAACAACAATCTCGGCggaggtggtggcggtggcgtgAACGGGCTGGCGACCAGCATGAACAGTATTTCGCTGAAGGAGAAGCGGGACGCCCTGCTGAACCATCACGATAGCGGTGCGAACGGTCACCACGGTCATCATCACCATGCGGATGCGGCGAACGCGAAGCTAGCGAACGAACGGCACGAGAAGGAGAAGCCGGTGATGAAAACGAAGCCGAAGGAGCTGGACGGGTACGTTGGGTTCGCGAACCTGCCGAACCAGGTGTACCGGAAGGCGGTGAAGAAGGGCTTCGAGCTGacgctgatggtggtgggcgAGTCGGGGCTGGGCAAATCGACCCTGATCAACTCGATGTTCCTGTCGGACATTTACCACGCCGAGCAGCATCCGGGACCGTCGAAGCGCATCAAGAAGACGGTGGCCGTCGAGAGCACCAAGGTGCTGCTGAAGGAGAACGGCGTCAACCTAACGCTGACGGTTGTCGATACGCCCGGTTTCGGTGATGCCGTTGACAACAGCAACTG CTGGCTACCGATAGTGGACTTTGTAGAGTCGAAGTACGAGGAGTATTTGACGGCCGAGTCACGCGTCCACCGAACGGCGCTGCCCGATTCGCGCGTGCACGTTTGTCTGTACTTTATTGCCCCGTCCGGGCATGGGCTGAAGCCGCTGGATATCGAGTTCATGCAGCGACTGTGCGATAAGGTGAACATCATTCCGGTCATTGCCAAAGCGGACACGCTGACTCCGGAGGAAATCACTCTCTTCAAGAAACAG ATTCTAAACGAAATCGCTCAAAATAAGATTAAAATCTACGATTTCCCGGACCCgatggacgaggaggaggacgcaAAAGTACTTCGCCAGCTGCGCAGCCGCGTTCCGTTCGCTGTGGTCGGTGCGAATGCAATTATTGAGATCGATGGTCGCAAAGTCCGTGGACGACGCTACCCGTGGGGAGTTGCTGAAG TTGAAAATTTGGACCATTGTGATTTCATCGCTCTGCGCAACATGGTCATCCGGACGAATCTGCAGGACCTGAAGGATGTGACAAACAACGTGCACTATGAAAACTATCGCTGTCGAAAGCTGGCCGGTTTGGGTACCGATGGCAAGGCCAAACTAAGCAATAA CTTATGCAATATTGGAACTGTTAACACAAACGGTACTGGATG GAATCCACTGGCTCAGATGGAGGAGGAAAAGCGGGAACATGAATCGAAGATGAAGAAAATGGAAGCCGAAATGGAGCAAGTGTTTGAGATGAAGGTgaaggagaagaaacaaaagctCAAGGACTCGGAGGCCGAACTAACCAGACGTCACGAGGAACGAAAGAAG GCACTCGAGCTTCAAATTCGTGAGCTGGAAGATCGCAGAAAGGCTTTCGAGCAGGAGAAAGCCGAATGGGAACAGCAAAACGGTGTCACGCTTGACGAGCTGCGCCGCAAGAGCCTCGAAGCCAACAGTAAAGA GACCGCGTCTCTTGCATCAAGAAGTTCCGATGAGTCGAAGGGCAGGCGCGTGTTTGGATCGTTGCTGCGTCGGCACACTAGCTTCGGGGCGCCGGACGCCGTCCGTGGCGTTACCGGGGCGGCCGGTTCGACTTCCACTCTCACTACTAGCGCTAACAATAACGGCAGCACGGTGCCACCCAGCCCGCAAGATCATAACGATtcgtaa
- the LOC120952031 gene encoding septin-7 isoform X6, translated as MSTSTPTAQQTAGPGAGGPPVPPVKPVLSSPGAYMANFQGSGGGGGGGMPVAAPPITAGIHGTNKTHEKPTIAARPIPPPKLPNYSSSFNKIDRDRNEFTKIDKAEREKVSLHNNSANAANDKHSTAGLTNSVGGGGGGGVTNNSSPAAVSIGAMVTNNNHNGLNGAPATNGSAVHAAAAAAAAATGNNNLGGGGGGGVNGLATSMNSISLKEKRDALLNHHDSGANGHHGHHHHADAANAKLANERHEKEKPVMKTKPKELDGYVGFANLPNQVYRKAVKKGFELTLMVVGESGLGKSTLINSMFLSDIYHAEQHPGPSKRIKKTVAVESTKVLLKENGVNLTLTVVDTPGFGDAVDNSNCWLPIVDFVESKYEEYLTAESRVHRTALPDSRVHVCLYFIAPSGHGLKPLDIEFMQRLCDKVNIIPVIAKADTLTPEEITLFKKQILNEIAQNKIKIYDFPDPMDEEEDAKVLRQLRSRVPFAVVGANAIIEIDGRKVRGRRYPWGVAEVENLDHCDFIALRNMVIRTNLQDLKDVTNNVHYENYRCRKLAGLGTDGKAKLSNNLCNIGTVNTNGTGWNPLAQMEEEKREHESKMKKMEAEMEQVFEMKVKEKKQKLKDSEAELTRRHEERKKALELQIRELEDRRKAFEQEKAEWEQQNGVTLDELRRKSLEANSKETASLASRSSDESKGRRVFGSLLRRHTSFGAPDAVRGVTGAAGSTSTLTTSANNNGSTVPPSPQDHNDS; from the exons ATGAGTACATCAACGCCCACAGCACAGCAGACGGCCGGACCCGGTGCCGGTGGACCGCCAGTACCGCCGGTGAAGCCCGTTCTTTCGTCGCCCGGCGCCTACATGGCCAACTTCCAGGGGTcgggtggtggcggcggcggtggtatGCCAGTGGCGGCACCCCCCATTACGGCCGGCATCCACGGGACGAACAAAACGCACGAGAAGCCGACGATCGCCGCCCGGCCCATTCCACCTCCGAAGCTGCCAAACTACTCGTCATCATTCAACAAGATCGATCGAGATCGCAACGAATTCACCAAGATCGACAAAGCGGAACGGGAAAAGGTTAGCCTG CATAATAACAGCGCAAACGCGGCCAACGATAAACACAGCACGGCAGGGCTCACTAACTCggttggcggcggcggcggcggtggcgtcACTAACAACAGCTCACCGGCCGCGGTCTCGATTGGCGCAATGGTCACCAATAACAATCACAACGGTCTGAACGGTGCACCGGCCACGAATGGTAGCGCTGTGCacgcggcagcagcagcggcggcggcagcaaccGGGAACAACAATCTCGGCggaggtggtggcggtggcgtgAACGGGCTGGCGACCAGCATGAACAGTATTTCGCTGAAGGAGAAGCGGGACGCCCTGCTGAACCATCACGATAGCGGTGCGAACGGTCACCACGGTCATCATCACCATGCGGATGCGGCGAACGCGAAGCTAGCGAACGAACGGCACGAGAAGGAGAAGCCGGTGATGAAAACGAAGCCGAAGGAGCTGGACGGGTACGTTGGGTTCGCGAACCTGCCGAACCAGGTGTACCGGAAGGCGGTGAAGAAGGGCTTCGAGCTGacgctgatggtggtgggcgAGTCGGGGCTGGGCAAATCGACCCTGATCAACTCGATGTTCCTGTCGGACATTTACCACGCCGAGCAGCATCCGGGACCGTCGAAGCGCATCAAGAAGACGGTGGCCGTCGAGAGCACCAAGGTGCTGCTGAAGGAGAACGGCGTCAACCTAACGCTGACGGTTGTCGATACGCCCGGTTTCGGTGATGCCGTTGACAACAGCAACTG CTGGCTACCGATAGTGGACTTTGTAGAGTCGAAGTACGAGGAGTATTTGACGGCCGAGTCACGCGTCCACCGAACGGCGCTGCCCGATTCGCGCGTGCACGTTTGTCTGTACTTTATTGCCCCGTCCGGGCATGGGCTGAAGCCGCTGGATATCGAGTTCATGCAGCGACTGTGCGATAAGGTGAACATCATTCCGGTCATTGCCAAAGCGGACACGCTGACTCCGGAGGAAATCACTCTCTTCAAGAAACAG ATTCTAAACGAAATCGCTCAAAATAAGATTAAAATCTACGATTTCCCGGACCCgatggacgaggaggaggacgcaAAAGTACTTCGCCAGCTGCGCAGCCGCGTTCCGTTCGCTGTGGTCGGTGCGAATGCAATTATTGAGATCGATGGTCGCAAAGTCCGTGGACGACGCTACCCGTGGGGAGTTGCTGAAG TTGAAAATTTGGACCATTGTGATTTCATCGCTCTGCGCAACATGGTCATCCGGACGAATCTGCAGGACCTGAAGGATGTGACAAACAACGTGCACTATGAAAACTATCGCTGTCGAAAGCTGGCCGGTTTGGGTACCGATGGCAAGGCCAAACTAAGCAATAA CTTATGCAATATTGGAACTGTTAACACAAACGGTACTGGATG GAATCCACTGGCTCAGATGGAGGAGGAAAAGCGGGAACATGAATCGAAGATGAAGAAAATGGAAGCCGAAATGGAGCAAGTGTTTGAGATGAAGGTgaaggagaagaaacaaaagctCAAGGACTCGGAGGCCGAACTAACCAGACGTCACGAGGAACGAAAGAAG GCACTCGAGCTTCAAATTCGTGAGCTGGAAGATCGCAGAAAGGCTTTCGAGCAGGAGAAAGCCGAATGGGAACAGCAAAACGGTGTCACGCTTGACGAGCTGCGCCGCAAGAGCCTCGAAGCCAACAGTAAAGA GACCGCGTCTCTTGCATCAAGAAGTTCCGATGAGTCGAAGGGCAGGCGCGTGTTTGGATCGTTGCTGCGTCGGCACACTAGCTTCGGGGCGCCGGACGCCGTCCGTGGCGTTACCGGGGCGGCCGGTTCGACTTCCACTCTCACTACTAGCGCTAACAATAACGGCAGCACGGTGCCACCCAGCCCGCAAGATCATAACGATtcgtaa